A region of Nostoc sp. ATCC 53789 DNA encodes the following proteins:
- a CDS encoding DUF5131 family protein: MPTNIEWTDLTDNIIRAKGGGWWCQKISEGCKNCYSEKLNQNSFFGGNKQPYSGQSPELVLDTEAIRKWGFQRKPKKHFVSSMTDVFGEWVPRLWQHEMLDGMFVAPNQVFQILTKRPEIMLSSMDEWLSCHGLDKLPLNIWPGTSIENRRTLEERSQFLAQIPALIRFWSVEPLLEDLGDITHYLNNVQLVIVGGESGPNSRPCHMEWINSIVQQCQQSKTPVFVKQLGANAIFRGQRFKTRDKKGGDIEEFPLHLQVRQFPFDA, encoded by the coding sequence ATGCCAACAAACATAGAATGGACAGACTTAACAGATAATATCATCCGTGCCAAGGGAGGCGGTTGGTGGTGTCAAAAAATCTCAGAAGGATGTAAAAATTGCTATAGCGAAAAGCTGAATCAAAATTCTTTCTTTGGTGGGAATAAGCAACCCTACTCTGGACAATCACCAGAGCTAGTGTTAGATACAGAAGCTATTCGGAAATGGGGATTCCAAAGGAAACCTAAGAAGCATTTCGTTTCTTCAATGACTGATGTTTTCGGTGAATGGGTTCCGCGTTTGTGGCAACATGAAATGCTAGATGGAATGTTCGTTGCTCCCAATCAAGTATTTCAGATTCTCACCAAACGCCCAGAAATCATGCTGTCATCTATGGATGAATGGCTCTCCTGTCATGGACTAGACAAGCTACCTTTAAATATTTGGCCAGGAACTTCGATTGAGAATCGCCGCACTTTAGAAGAACGTAGTCAATTTCTTGCTCAAATTCCGGCTTTAATCCGCTTCTGGTCAGTTGAACCATTACTAGAAGATTTGGGTGATATCACTCACTATTTGAATAATGTTCAGTTAGTAATTGTCGGTGGTGAGTCTGGCCCAAATTCCAGACCATGCCACATGGAATGGATTAATTCAATTGTCCAACAATGCCAACAATCGAAAACACCCGTATTTGTGAAACAGTTGGGGGCGAATGCAATATTTCGGGGACAGCGATTCAAAACCCGCGACAAGAAAGGGGGAGACATTGAAGAGTTTCCCCTTCATCTGCAAGTTAGACAATTTCCGTTTGATGCGTGA
- a CDS encoding cytosolic protein, with protein sequence MAKKTPLTEYDSPWKQILQLYFQDFMLFFFPQAHSEIDWNRGFEFLDQELQQVVRDAELGKRLIDKLVKIYRIGGEESWLLIHIEIQSQEETDFPKRMFVYNYRIFDRYDRSVASCAILGDDNINWRPSQFGYDLFGCTVDFQFPVIKLLDYQQRLSELEASRNPFATVVMAHLAAVQTRSNRSQRKQSKLNLVRRLYEQGFEREAVVNLLAFIDWMLTLPLDLEREFQREVEQLEAEQRMQYVTSFERIARMEELVEAIKLGLELKFGPEALNLVPEISSLEDVELLRAVRNGIKTATTVDELRQIYQSSTTDNLPEN encoded by the coding sequence ATGGCTAAGAAAACACCTCTTACTGAATACGATTCTCCTTGGAAGCAGATACTACAGTTGTATTTCCAAGATTTCATGTTGTTCTTTTTTCCCCAAGCGCATAGTGAAATTGATTGGAATAGAGGTTTTGAGTTTCTTGATCAGGAGCTACAGCAAGTAGTTCGTGATGCTGAATTAGGAAAACGACTAATTGATAAATTGGTGAAAATCTATCGCATTGGGGGCGAAGAATCTTGGCTGTTGATTCATATAGAAATCCAAAGTCAAGAGGAAACTGATTTTCCTAAACGGATGTTTGTCTACAACTATCGAATTTTTGACCGTTACGATCGCTCTGTTGCTTCATGCGCGATACTGGGGGATGACAACATCAACTGGCGACCATCGCAGTTTGGGTACGATTTGTTTGGTTGTACGGTTGATTTTCAGTTTCCTGTAATCAAGCTGCTAGACTATCAACAAAGGTTGTCGGAGCTAGAAGCCAGTCGTAACCCCTTTGCTACGGTGGTAATGGCTCACTTGGCAGCAGTGCAAACCCGCAGTAATAGGTCGCAAAGGAAACAATCAAAACTGAATTTAGTGCGTCGGTTGTATGAGCAAGGATTTGAACGCGAGGCTGTTGTTAACCTTTTGGCTTTTATTGACTGGATGTTGACGCTACCATTAGATTTAGAGCGAGAATTTCAACGGGAAGTAGAACAATTAGAGGCAGAACAACGTATGCAGTACGTGACATCATTTGAGCGAATTGCCCGAATGGAAGAATTGGTGGAAGCAATAAAATTAGGCTTGGAACTCAAGTTTGGCCCTGAAGCATTAAACCTAGTGCCAGAAATTTCATCGTTGGAAGACGTTGAACTATTAAGAGCAGTGAGAAATGGGATAAAAACAGCAACTACAGTCGATGAATTGCGTCAAATATACCAGTCCTCTACAACTGACAATCTGCCAGAAAATTAG
- a CDS encoding helix-turn-helix domain-containing protein gives MSLTEKMQSDGSNYGRRKRHIYIDSKLDDLPLTMEAFRVYSHLCRRAGCDNNAFPSYKSIGEACFRGSFPASSTETLRQKAIAAVSELVSWNLITKTPKTKSNGSVSSNLYQLTDIDDWFISPTKQSSLIRGKNSVSSGGILGVVLGGYQGSNGGIPGVVVGEDQGSSGGIPKVYPVKDYPIEVHPLKDAPLASPPAPPTQESVCEKEELDLTTEEIELEKPSLGEPTPEEPTPQQPTSLSKNSESSQQTDNPSRGSTIAGGSFDKSEQSNKPQLTCFYKTARNVKELIDAWLTDPTAMSDDCVPLLVRDSIKWNRWVLPWRNGERKLNNLYQNFNPVVVDFLAQELATKSKRSARQEIDHAIAVMNTWEKTKGGWTNLMQRYNQALQTEKQPLPQQRTALAHRANNTTSTTLEDALAQDQMRRQQEQSKRVPSNGYQHSPQMLELKAKLQAKANEPKVPSNTKPSSMNLREVEAQLKLALRA, from the coding sequence ATGAGTTTAACAGAAAAAATGCAAAGTGATGGCTCTAACTACGGCAGAAGAAAACGCCATATTTATATCGATAGTAAGTTGGATGATCTACCACTAACAATGGAGGCATTTCGAGTTTACTCTCACCTCTGCCGTCGAGCCGGTTGTGATAATAACGCCTTCCCTTCATACAAATCTATCGGTGAAGCCTGTTTTCGTGGTTCTTTCCCTGCTTCCTCAACTGAAACTTTAAGGCAAAAAGCGATCGCAGCAGTCAGTGAATTGGTTTCGTGGAACTTAATCACTAAAACGCCCAAAACCAAGTCTAATGGTTCAGTATCTTCTAACCTATATCAACTCACAGATATTGACGACTGGTTTATTTCTCCTACTAAACAATCAAGTTTAATCAGAGGAAAAAATAGCGTTAGTAGTGGAGGAATACTAGGGGTGGTATTGGGGGGATACCAGGGTAGTAATGGGGGAATACCAGGGGTAGTAGTCGGGGAAGACCAGGGTAGTAGTGGGGGAATACCCAAAGTATATCCAGTTAAAGATTATCCAATTGAAGTCCATCCACTCAAGGATGCGCCCCTAGCTTCGCCACCCGCGCCCCCCACCCAAGAGAGTGTGTGTGAAAAAGAAGAACTTGATTTAACAACGGAAGAAATTGAACTTGAAAAACCAAGCTTAGGAGAACCAACCCCAGAAGAACCAACCCCACAACAACCCACTTCGTTGTCAAAAAATTCCGAGTCTTCGCAACAAACCGATAATCCCTCAAGAGGATCAACTATTGCGGGGGGGTCGTTCGACAAATCCGAACAATCGAATAAGCCGCAACTAACCTGTTTCTACAAGACAGCCCGGAACGTGAAAGAACTGATTGATGCCTGGCTAACAGACCCGACTGCTATGAGTGATGATTGTGTGCCCTTGCTTGTTAGAGACTCAATCAAGTGGAATCGCTGGGTTTTACCTTGGCGCAATGGAGAGCGAAAGCTAAATAACCTCTACCAGAACTTCAACCCTGTAGTCGTGGATTTCCTAGCACAAGAATTAGCCACTAAGTCGAAACGCTCCGCACGACAGGAAATAGATCATGCGATCGCAGTCATGAACACCTGGGAGAAAACCAAAGGGGGATGGACGAACCTGATGCAGCGCTATAACCAAGCATTGCAAACAGAAAAACAGCCCCTACCTCAACAGCGCACTGCTTTGGCTCACAGAGCAAACAACACCACTAGCACCACGCTTGAAGATGCGTTGGCACAAGACCAAATGCGCCGTCAGCAAGAGCAATCAAAGCGGGTTCCATCCAATGGGTATCAACACAGTCCACAAATGCTGGAGCTAAAGGCAAAACTTCAAGCCAAAGCAAATGAGCCAAAAGTTCCGAGCAACACCAAACCATCTTCCATGAATTTGCGAGAAGTTGAAGCGCAGTTAAAATTAGCACTAAGGGCATAA
- a CDS encoding VVA0879 family protein → MNKEQWLTLGETLFGQDKMQWKFKCPYCGHIASVADYKKAGAPESAVGFSCVGRWLEVRKESFDDKDKRKIPCNYAGGGLIQLNPVDVDGRKIFEFGV, encoded by the coding sequence ATGAATAAAGAACAGTGGCTAACTCTTGGAGAAACACTATTTGGACAAGACAAGATGCAATGGAAGTTTAAATGCCCATATTGTGGTCACATTGCTTCTGTTGCGGATTATAAAAAAGCTGGCGCACCTGAATCCGCCGTTGGATTTTCTTGCGTGGGGCGATGGCTGGAAGTGCGTAAAGAATCATTTGATGACAAGGATAAACGTAAAATCCCTTGTAATTATGCGGGAGGTGGATTAATTCAACTTAATCCCGTTGATGTTGATGGGCGTAAGATTTTTGAATTTGGGGTTTGA
- a CDS encoding four helix bundle protein has translation MNQKISIADRTKALAIRIVKACTFLDEKPGVCRTLSKQLLRSGTSIGANVKEAQSAQSDKDFLSKLEIALKEERETEYWLEILIEAELVDKNKFESLLQETREIGKILVASTRKVKEKIKQ, from the coding sequence ATGAATCAAAAAATTAGTATTGCTGATAGAACGAAAGCTTTGGCAATAAGAATAGTTAAAGCTTGTACTTTTTTAGATGAAAAACCCGGAGTTTGTCGAACATTATCAAAACAGTTACTCCGAAGTGGTACTTCTATAGGTGCAAACGTTAAAGAAGCTCAATCTGCCCAATCTGATAAAGATTTTCTGAGCAAATTAGAAATTGCGCTTAAAGAAGAAAGAGAGACTGAATATTGGTTAGAAATATTAATCGAGGCAGAATTGGTTGATAAAAACAAGTTTGAATCCTTACTTCAAGAAACTAGAGAAATTGGAAAAATCTTAGTTGCATCTACTCGAAAAGTTAAAGAGAAAATCAAGCAATGA
- a CDS encoding DNA cytosine methyltransferase: MKSVLSLFSGIGGLCHHGISAAGLSHKFQVYQFVEISPYAQSQLRHEQPGIPIHADITNYHCQESIRNSQFAIRNY, from the coding sequence ATGAAATCAGTCCTTTCTCTTTTCTCCGGCATCGGCGGACTCTGCCACCACGGAATATCAGCCGCAGGTCTATCTCACAAATTCCAAGTCTACCAATTTGTTGAAATCTCCCCTTATGCTCAATCACAATTGCGCCATGAACAACCAGGAATTCCAATCCACGCAGATATCACCAATTACCACTGCCAAGAATCAATTCGCAATTCGCAATTCGCAATTCGCAATTATTAA
- a CDS encoding MT-A70 family methyltransferase: MRLTTLEGQYQCIVIDPPWFYRLRNQDKTHRNRINYKPMHIEEILSLPVPDLSDCTGSVLWLWYTNNHMVEAAQCLQTWGFELKTILTWEKVTKDGTKTHLGVGHWLRNSTEHCALAVRGNVKAFAGRTLTNQSSILHSPRREHSRKPEQFFEFVEKLCPDMTKLEMFARESRVGWDCWGDEALKFDQPVKEHDGDTSLSA; encoded by the coding sequence ATGAGACTAACAACATTAGAAGGTCAATACCAGTGCATCGTGATTGACCCTCCCTGGTTCTATCGGCTGAGAAATCAGGATAAGACTCACCGAAACCGTATTAACTACAAGCCAATGCACATAGAAGAAATACTGTCATTGCCTGTTCCAGACTTAAGCGATTGCACGGGGTCAGTTCTTTGGCTTTGGTACACAAATAATCACATGGTCGAAGCGGCTCAATGCTTGCAAACATGGGGATTTGAACTCAAGACTATTTTGACTTGGGAAAAAGTCACCAAAGATGGCACTAAAACACATCTAGGTGTCGGTCATTGGTTGCGGAATTCGACTGAACATTGCGCTTTGGCTGTTCGTGGGAATGTGAAGGCTTTTGCTGGACGGACACTCACAAACCAGTCAAGCATTTTACACTCACCCCGTCGTGAGCATTCACGTAAGCCCGAACAGTTTTTTGAATTTGTAGAAAAGCTGTGTCCTGATATGACCAAACTGGAGATGTTCGCACGCGAGTCTAGAGTTGGCTGGGATTGCTGGGGTGATGAGGCTCTGAAGTTTGATCAGCCTGTTAAGGAACATGATGGAGATACTTCGTTAAGTGCTTAA
- a CDS encoding ASCH domain-containing protein, with protein MKALSVRQPWAWAIIYALKDIENRGWPINYRGDILIHAAKTCTKKAYFEAKEFCQDMDVAIPELISLRRGQIIGIVTIVDCRFSQIASGWGMPEQYHWKLENPREIIPIPYIGRLGIFEVPDDLVREALAS; from the coding sequence ATGAAAGCACTTTCAGTTCGTCAGCCTTGGGCATGGGCAATAATTTATGCTCTTAAAGACATAGAAAACCGTGGCTGGCCTATCAATTATCGCGGTGATATTCTAATTCACGCCGCAAAAACCTGTACCAAAAAAGCGTACTTTGAGGCGAAAGAATTTTGTCAAGATATGGATGTAGCAATCCCAGAATTAATCTCACTCCGTCGCGGTCAAATCATCGGCATAGTCACAATAGTTGATTGCCGATTCTCACAAATTGCATCTGGCTGGGGGATGCCTGAGCAATACCACTGGAAGCTGGAGAATCCACGCGAGATTATACCGATTCCTTACATTGGGCGGTTGGGGATTTTTGAAGTGCCTGATGATTTGGTGAGAGAAGCGCTCGCCTCATGA
- a CDS encoding DnaB-like helicase C-terminal domain-containing protein, translated as MHSNQDNVVPFGSNYPVSGLPPQNIEAEEAILGGIMLDPEAMTRISDRLVTQAFYISAHKDIYQAAVQLHATYQPTDLLSVTAWLSDHNLLNRVGGRNKLATLVDRTVSAVNIDALADLVMEKYRRRQLIKVGNEIVHLGYETETELPLVLGQAEAKVFTVTQNQSDERCKVFSAQDMGIELFQKLEMGNMAGDKVGWYDLENITGGIYPSSLVVVAAESHMGKTHFMISYAYEIMTKLGKPVLYVTPEMDKNQLNARMLARITGIDASMIQTNTQCYWEQIAQGIGQMVELPWKVYEHSSPTTTMIASAVRRAIAEFGGSIGAVFIDYLQQIPLESGGNMAFEVGKITRQIRDIAKSHKIPVFLGCQINRGNQTTADKRPNRHLLRNSGEIFEVCDQLIMLYRDAVYTKDPSDRTIELIVEKNRLYGKLGTATMLCDLSTSKFLNLAR; from the coding sequence ATGCACTCTAATCAAGACAACGTAGTTCCTTTTGGCTCTAACTATCCAGTTTCAGGTCTGCCTCCACAAAACATTGAGGCTGAAGAAGCTATTTTAGGCGGAATTATGCTTGACCCAGAAGCGATGACTAGAATCAGCGATCGCTTAGTGACCCAAGCCTTTTACATCAGCGCCCACAAAGATATTTATCAAGCCGCAGTCCAACTTCATGCTACATACCAACCCACAGATTTACTAAGCGTCACCGCATGGTTGTCTGACCACAATCTGCTCAATCGCGTTGGTGGTAGGAATAAGTTAGCAACTTTGGTAGACCGCACTGTATCAGCCGTTAACATCGACGCTTTGGCTGATTTGGTGATGGAGAAATATCGACGGCGGCAGCTAATCAAAGTGGGCAATGAAATTGTCCACCTCGGCTATGAAACAGAAACCGAACTACCACTTGTCCTTGGGCAAGCTGAGGCAAAAGTTTTCACCGTTACCCAAAATCAAAGCGATGAACGCTGCAAGGTTTTCTCAGCGCAAGACATGGGCATTGAACTTTTTCAAAAGCTGGAGATGGGGAATATGGCCGGCGACAAAGTTGGTTGGTACGACCTCGAAAATATCACCGGTGGCATTTATCCCAGCAGCTTAGTTGTAGTGGCTGCTGAATCCCACATGGGCAAAACCCACTTCATGATTTCTTACGCTTACGAAATCATGACCAAACTTGGAAAGCCAGTTCTGTATGTAACTCCAGAAATGGACAAGAATCAACTCAATGCCCGAATGCTAGCCCGAATCACTGGCATAGACGCTTCTATGATTCAAACCAATACGCAATGCTACTGGGAGCAAATAGCACAAGGTATAGGACAGATGGTGGAGTTGCCTTGGAAAGTCTATGAGCATTCCTCCCCTACAACCACAATGATTGCTTCTGCGGTGCGCCGTGCCATTGCCGAATTTGGTGGTTCTATTGGGGCTGTGTTTATTGATTACTTGCAACAGATTCCTCTGGAGTCCGGTGGGAACATGGCTTTTGAAGTTGGCAAGATTACCCGCCAGATTCGGGACATTGCCAAGTCTCACAAAATCCCTGTTTTCTTGGGCTGTCAAATCAATCGGGGGAATCAAACAACGGCTGATAAACGCCCTAATCGTCATCTGTTACGTAATTCTGGCGAAATCTTTGAGGTTTGTGACCAGTTAATCATGCTTTACCGCGATGCTGTCTACACAAAAGACCCAAGCGATCGCACTATTGAGTTAATTGTTGAGAAAAACCGCCTTTACGGTAAGCTCGGCACTGCGACGATGTTGTGCGATTTATCGACCTCAAAATTTTTGAACTTGGCGAGGTAA